One window of Microtus pennsylvanicus isolate mMicPen1 chromosome X, mMicPen1.hap1, whole genome shotgun sequence genomic DNA carries:
- the Pja1 gene encoding E3 ubiquitin-protein ligase Praja-1 isoform X2 has protein sequence MHRSAPNQTKRSRSPFASTRRRWDDTESSGANMNVGNENYSRYPPREYRASGSRRGLAYGHIDTLGARDSEEEGAGPVNRLPVRGKTGKFKADPEKGARSPRFSGPRRRRRNAKEERGKVDPPPAARCSGTRAEFLKQNGMASQMASAEGRAAAKGSSNVERGRQNVPARPGRAPVSICGGGGATAKSAEEPVVRPKIRNMATPSCMKPKVFFDTDDDDDAPHSTSRWRDAANADADGARAEALPRRGRSEGAGSSSELRYPEDKKDNRSGQAKAEKVSRRRRTMADRDFWAYSDDYYRYYEDDSDSEKEWMSALHWKYRSQEQPQSSSGESWEPLPGREELPQQAQGSGNTSGAGSLASTSVGSNGSGYPEEVQEPFLQEEEQASLEEGEIPWLRYNENESSSEGENESSHELIQPAMFMLDGNNNLEDDSSVSEDLEVDWSLFDGFADGMGVAEAISYVDPQFLTYMALEERLAQAMETALAHLESLAVDVEVANPPASKESIDALPEILVTEDHGAVGQEMCCPICCSEYVKGEVATELPCHHYFHKPCVSIWLQKSGTCPVCRCMFPPPL, from the coding sequence ATGCACAGATCAGCCCCCAATCAAACCAAGAGGAGCCGCTCCCCATTTGCCAGCACACGCCGTCGTTGGGATGACACCGAGAGCTCAGGAGCCAACATGAATGTTGGGAATGAGAATTATTCCAGGTATCCTCCAAGAGAGTACAGGGCCTCAGGGAGCCGAAGAGGATTGGCTTATGGACACATTGACACTTTGGGGGCGCGTGATAGTGAGGAGGAGGGGGCTGGGCCTGTTAACCGACTGCCAGTGCGAGGGAAAACTGGCAAGTTTAAGGCTGATCCAGAGAAGGGGGCAAGGTCTCCTCGCTTCTCTGGtcctcgccgccgccgccgtAATGCGAAAGAGGAGCGTGGCAAGGTAGACCCGCCCCCTGCTGCACGGTGCTCCGGTACCAGAGCTGAGTTCTTGAAGCAGAATGGCATGGCCTCTCAGATGGCCTCTGCTGAAGGCAGGGCAGCTGCAAAGGGTAGCAGCAatgtggagagagggaggcagaatgTACCTGCACGTCCTGGCAGGGCTCCTGTGAGTATTTGTGGTGGTGGGGGAGCCACCGCAAAGAGCGCAGAGGAACCGGTGGTGAGACCAAAAATCCGGAATATGGCGACTCCAAGCTGCATGAAACCAAAAGTGTTTTTTGATactgatgatgatgacgatgcaCCACACAGTACTTCTAGGTGGAGAGATGCTGCCAATGCTGATGCTGACGGAGCCCGTGCAGAGGCCCTCCCAAGAAGAGGCCGAAGTGAGGGGGCAGGCAGCTCCTCTGAGCTGAGGTATCCTGAAGACAAGAAGGATAACAGGAGTGGGCAGGCGAAAGCAGAGAAGGTGTCCAGACGGCGGCGAACCATGGCTGACCGTGACTTCTGGGCATATTCTGATGATTACTACAGGTACTATGAAGACGACTCTGACAGTGAGAAAGAATGGATGTCTGCTCTGCACTGGAAGTATCGAAGCCAGGAACAACCCCAGTCTTCCAGTGGGGAAAGCTGGGAGCCTCTGCCAGGAAGGGAAGAACTCCCTCAGCAAGCTCAAGGGAGTGGGAACACCAGCGGAGCTGGGAGCCTTGCCAGTACCAGTGTTGGCAGCAATGGCAGTGGCTATCCCGAAGAAGTACAAGAACCGTTTCTTCAGGAAGAAGAGCAGGCCTCTCTGGAAGAAGGAGAAATTCCTTGGCTCCGGTACAATGAGAATGAAAGCAGCAGTGAGGGGGAGAACGAATCCAGCCACGAGCTGATACAGCCTGCGATGTTCATGCTGGATGGCAACAACAACCTGGAAGATGACTCCAGTGTGAGCGAAGACCTAGAAGTGGACTGGAGCCTGTTTGATGGCTTTGCGGATGGGATGGGGGTGGCGGAGGCCATCTCCTACGTGGATCCGCAGTTCCTCACCTACATGGCCCTTGAAGAGCGCCTGGCCCAGGCGATGGAGACTGCCCTTGCTCACCTGGAGTCTCTCGCCGTTGATGTCGAAGTGGCTAACCCACCCGCAAGCAAGGAGAGCATTGATGCGCTTCCTGAGATCCTGGTCACCGAAGATCATGGTGCCGTGGGCCAGGAAATGTGCTGTCCTATCTGCTGCAGTGAATATGTGAAGGGGGAGGTGGCAACCGAGCTGCCGTGCCACCACTATTTCCACAAGCCGTGCGTGTCCATCTGGCTTCAGAAGTCCGGCACCTGCCCCGTGTGCCGCTGCATGTTCCCTCCCCCACTGTAA
- the Pja1 gene encoding E3 ubiquitin-protein ligase Praja-1 isoform X1 yields MGQESSKPVRPKSAGGYQSGADRGYGRRHAYVSFRQPTSQQDRIASPRRTTSEVPMHRSAPNQTKRSRSPFASTRRRWDDTESSGANMNVGNENYSRYPPREYRASGSRRGLAYGHIDTLGARDSEEEGAGPVNRLPVRGKTGKFKADPEKGARSPRFSGPRRRRRNAKEERGKVDPPPAARCSGTRAEFLKQNGMASQMASAEGRAAAKGSSNVERGRQNVPARPGRAPVSICGGGGATAKSAEEPVVRPKIRNMATPSCMKPKVFFDTDDDDDAPHSTSRWRDAANADADGARAEALPRRGRSEGAGSSSELRYPEDKKDNRSGQAKAEKVSRRRRTMADRDFWAYSDDYYRYYEDDSDSEKEWMSALHWKYRSQEQPQSSSGESWEPLPGREELPQQAQGSGNTSGAGSLASTSVGSNGSGYPEEVQEPFLQEEEQASLEEGEIPWLRYNENESSSEGENESSHELIQPAMFMLDGNNNLEDDSSVSEDLEVDWSLFDGFADGMGVAEAISYVDPQFLTYMALEERLAQAMETALAHLESLAVDVEVANPPASKESIDALPEILVTEDHGAVGQEMCCPICCSEYVKGEVATELPCHHYFHKPCVSIWLQKSGTCPVCRCMFPPPL; encoded by the coding sequence ATGGGTCAGGAATCTAGCAAGCCTGTTCGGCCCAAATCAGCAGGAGGGTATCAATCTGGTGCAGACAGGGGTTATGGAAGGAGGCATGCTTATGTCAGTTTCAGGCAACCCACAAGCCAGCAGGACCGGATTGCCAGCCCGAGAAGGACAACATCCGAAGTCCCAATGCACAGATCAGCCCCCAATCAAACCAAGAGGAGCCGCTCCCCATTTGCCAGCACACGCCGTCGTTGGGATGACACCGAGAGCTCAGGAGCCAACATGAATGTTGGGAATGAGAATTATTCCAGGTATCCTCCAAGAGAGTACAGGGCCTCAGGGAGCCGAAGAGGATTGGCTTATGGACACATTGACACTTTGGGGGCGCGTGATAGTGAGGAGGAGGGGGCTGGGCCTGTTAACCGACTGCCAGTGCGAGGGAAAACTGGCAAGTTTAAGGCTGATCCAGAGAAGGGGGCAAGGTCTCCTCGCTTCTCTGGtcctcgccgccgccgccgtAATGCGAAAGAGGAGCGTGGCAAGGTAGACCCGCCCCCTGCTGCACGGTGCTCCGGTACCAGAGCTGAGTTCTTGAAGCAGAATGGCATGGCCTCTCAGATGGCCTCTGCTGAAGGCAGGGCAGCTGCAAAGGGTAGCAGCAatgtggagagagggaggcagaatgTACCTGCACGTCCTGGCAGGGCTCCTGTGAGTATTTGTGGTGGTGGGGGAGCCACCGCAAAGAGCGCAGAGGAACCGGTGGTGAGACCAAAAATCCGGAATATGGCGACTCCAAGCTGCATGAAACCAAAAGTGTTTTTTGATactgatgatgatgacgatgcaCCACACAGTACTTCTAGGTGGAGAGATGCTGCCAATGCTGATGCTGACGGAGCCCGTGCAGAGGCCCTCCCAAGAAGAGGCCGAAGTGAGGGGGCAGGCAGCTCCTCTGAGCTGAGGTATCCTGAAGACAAGAAGGATAACAGGAGTGGGCAGGCGAAAGCAGAGAAGGTGTCCAGACGGCGGCGAACCATGGCTGACCGTGACTTCTGGGCATATTCTGATGATTACTACAGGTACTATGAAGACGACTCTGACAGTGAGAAAGAATGGATGTCTGCTCTGCACTGGAAGTATCGAAGCCAGGAACAACCCCAGTCTTCCAGTGGGGAAAGCTGGGAGCCTCTGCCAGGAAGGGAAGAACTCCCTCAGCAAGCTCAAGGGAGTGGGAACACCAGCGGAGCTGGGAGCCTTGCCAGTACCAGTGTTGGCAGCAATGGCAGTGGCTATCCCGAAGAAGTACAAGAACCGTTTCTTCAGGAAGAAGAGCAGGCCTCTCTGGAAGAAGGAGAAATTCCTTGGCTCCGGTACAATGAGAATGAAAGCAGCAGTGAGGGGGAGAACGAATCCAGCCACGAGCTGATACAGCCTGCGATGTTCATGCTGGATGGCAACAACAACCTGGAAGATGACTCCAGTGTGAGCGAAGACCTAGAAGTGGACTGGAGCCTGTTTGATGGCTTTGCGGATGGGATGGGGGTGGCGGAGGCCATCTCCTACGTGGATCCGCAGTTCCTCACCTACATGGCCCTTGAAGAGCGCCTGGCCCAGGCGATGGAGACTGCCCTTGCTCACCTGGAGTCTCTCGCCGTTGATGTCGAAGTGGCTAACCCACCCGCAAGCAAGGAGAGCATTGATGCGCTTCCTGAGATCCTGGTCACCGAAGATCATGGTGCCGTGGGCCAGGAAATGTGCTGTCCTATCTGCTGCAGTGAATATGTGAAGGGGGAGGTGGCAACCGAGCTGCCGTGCCACCACTATTTCCACAAGCCGTGCGTGTCCATCTGGCTTCAGAAGTCCGGCACCTGCCCCGTGTGCCGCTGCATGTTCCCTCCCCCACTGTAA